A window of Fibrobacter sp. UWR3 contains these coding sequences:
- a CDS encoding dynamin family protein, translated as MITSYKKAKDDVLTCYNEFLQVANQVNGIKDDRSLQILAEQAKKIKEDKFCLMIAGEAKSGKSTFINAYLGVEILPMDVRQCTSSVVEIRYGEEFVLYAKFADGREREYRGEDTIKDFLVANAALDDEYRDIPVTTINNEIIVKYKDKRIPEEIIRDLLKGVERENIHRLPRDEYEKRIRTYIKKKQPDWKNVVEKIEIQYPFEDKSMRGVRIIDSPGVNAAGRVGNVTAAYIESADAIMFLRPITGVAIEAESFKEFLESKSVDRNKNAMFLILTRAAAESNETIERARDEFVNMFGVQKAETRRGIVNEQIISVDSKAELYHNSFQNLSTEEIKAQMKNLTAEKRIEPFLTAAWFNAEGEKEAFLRELKKYSNFDKIDQSLNRFGRKAQFLALSEFLGRILKMYAKIAANLREEIENYKLKAKNPAKLAVKVEETKAALTDIENKMNETVDNIAAKYAGSKTNGIIAKTAEKVMNAYLEEIECIEGEGDSSLDKLEKISYCQVDKFVEFEDDLQKKVVAECNEALVALSDKNSIEFVTLEPDFSKEVVDEIKTSMRDEAKETESYTEGVTFKKTRYRSVFSQHKFYHLVKNSILERMDGIKQQAVKDLRSFVRHTVIAYTKELARNADAKRDELTRIKKEKKTADEIAIILNELNGLLGVINPNENLVKELKGGIDGNV; from the coding sequence ATGATAACGAGTTATAAAAAAGCAAAAGATGATGTCTTGACCTGCTATAATGAATTTCTTCAGGTCGCAAATCAAGTCAATGGAATAAAAGATGATCGTTCCTTACAAATTCTTGCAGAACAAGCAAAAAAAATAAAAGAAGACAAATTTTGCTTAATGATTGCAGGTGAAGCGAAGAGCGGAAAGTCAACTTTTATAAATGCATATCTTGGTGTTGAAATTCTACCAATGGATGTTAGACAATGCACAAGTTCAGTTGTAGAGATTCGTTATGGTGAAGAATTTGTCTTGTATGCTAAATTTGCGGATGGACGAGAGCGGGAATATCGTGGAGAAGATACCATAAAAGATTTTCTCGTTGCAAATGCTGCTTTAGATGATGAATATAGGGATATTCCTGTAACAACGATTAATAATGAAATTATTGTTAAGTATAAGGACAAAAGAATTCCTGAAGAAATTATAAGAGATCTTTTAAAGGGTGTGGAACGAGAAAATATTCATAGATTGCCCCGAGATGAATATGAAAAGAGGATAAGAACGTACATCAAAAAGAAACAGCCTGATTGGAAGAATGTGGTTGAAAAGATTGAAATTCAATACCCCTTTGAAGATAAAAGTATGAGGGGCGTTAGAATCATTGATTCTCCGGGTGTAAATGCTGCAGGACGAGTTGGAAATGTTACGGCGGCATATATTGAGTCTGCTGATGCAATCATGTTTTTGCGACCTATTACTGGAGTTGCTATTGAAGCTGAGAGTTTTAAAGAATTTTTAGAGTCTAAAAGTGTTGACCGAAATAAAAATGCAATGTTTTTAATTTTGACGCGCGCTGCTGCGGAGTCTAATGAGACCATTGAAAGGGCTCGTGATGAATTTGTTAATATGTTTGGAGTTCAGAAGGCTGAAACTCGCCGTGGAATAGTGAATGAACAGATTATTTCTGTAGATAGTAAAGCCGAATTATACCATAACTCTTTTCAAAATTTATCTACAGAAGAAATTAAAGCTCAGATGAAAAATCTGACGGCAGAAAAAAGAATAGAGCCTTTTTTGACAGCGGCATGGTTTAATGCGGAAGGAGAGAAAGAAGCGTTTCTTCGTGAGCTAAAAAAATATTCCAATTTTGATAAAATTGATCAGTCTTTAAATCGTTTTGGACGAAAGGCTCAGTTTCTTGCTTTAAGTGAATTTCTGGGAAGAATTTTGAAAATGTACGCGAAGATTGCGGCGAATCTAAGAGAAGAAATTGAAAACTATAAATTGAAGGCTAAAAATCCTGCGAAATTAGCGGTTAAAGTCGAGGAAACAAAAGCGGCTCTTACTGATATAGAAAATAAAATGAACGAGACTGTAGATAATATTGCTGCAAAATATGCTGGGTCTAAAACTAATGGGATTATCGCAAAGACTGCAGAAAAAGTGATGAATGCTTATCTTGAAGAAATTGAATGCATTGAAGGTGAGGGTGACTCCAGCTTGGACAAATTGGAAAAAATTTCGTATTGTCAGGTTGACAAGTTTGTTGAATTTGAAGATGATTTGCAAAAAAAAGTCGTTGCTGAGTGTAATGAGGCTCTAGTTGCGCTCAGTGATAAAAATTCTATAGAGTTTGTAACATTGGAGCCTGATTTTTCGAAAGAAGTTGTTGATGAAATTAAAACTTCTATGCGTGATGAAGCTAAAGAGACTGAAAGCTATACAGAAGGGGTTACGTTTAAAAAAACTCGTTATAGATCAGTTTTTTCGCAGCATAAGTTTTATCATCTTGTGAAGAATAGTATTCTCGAAAGAATGGATGGTATAAAACAACAGGCGGTAAAAGATCTTCGTTCTTTTGTTCGACATACTGTTATTGCGTATACCAAAGAACTTGCAAGGAATGCTGATGCTAAGAGGGATGAATTGACAAGGATAAAAAAAGAAAAGAAAACTGCTGATGAAATAGCAATTATTCTAAATGAACTGAACGGACTCCTTGGGGTAATAAATCCGAATGAGAACCTTGTTAAAGAACTAAAAGGAGGAATTGATGGAAATGTGTAA
- a CDS encoding ATP-binding protein, with protein sequence MLRKGSSEDMANPENLKRQFEEDTANVAEQTVLFLQTMHPAYMVSSSKDELKRISYSDSNVILDAFTYYRIASCSVENIDDLYLYLNEKMVNVFTALYSFEKPVLYGIISYEGQANLVIGIYDDADEDYKIRNIVEGLLNGIELNPYVPSFSKRKECEKNVGFISAIPSVKIGEEKPKFSISALMKSLNGQNYTMLFVARPILQDTISHKYGEIINIRDACFAVSKRNVSRQRGFTRTEGETNGKTITDSHTVGKSSSTSRNVGLSFVLSAGKSWSSSQSSSDSHSVSQTYSKSISEAVNRTEGISSEVQNGFALEMMEYANKAIERLKQGRSNGMWETVISYSAESPFVAGVIKACISGEIAKPNPDILPLVSREYLLSKEEARKNSLILPKIIKGEKECSSLCTALTSEELGMICSIPTESVPDFELKKSKVYPIVSDRIEGVCLGTLADGCKVFNHMPFSLSHEDLAKHTFVCGITGSGKTTTVKRILREANVPFLVIESAKKEYRNIKLQDGNHPRVYTLGKPEINCPRINPFYIQCGISPQMHIDFLKDLFSASFSFYGPMPYILEKCLHLIYQKKGWNLTLGFHPYLVNRNKSADLFDADYMRDKYNLSAHKYLFPTMQDLKDEIKRYIEDELQYDGDVAGNVKTAILTRLENLCSGPKGYMFNTSEYANMETLLNENAVFELEGLADDADKAFCVGLLVVLINEYRQVNKEINGSRKKLNHLLVIEEAHRLLKNVETERISEDMGNPKGKAVEHFSNMIAEMRSYGQGVIVAEQIPTKLAPDIIKNSSNKIIQRLVAADDQCVVANTIGMTEKESIYIGNLATGQALCHKEGMSLPVNVAINPIDEVIVSDGMLYGKDVAGRLHRINVSMAKECVAEKLDLLSLQLLNSILIQEYDIVKESIVTLRKKCQTYLVKNNVDFILCENENAIYAELFSEGIAKYLMNGVYSVKSLIGDEMMDVLNELLENPQLSVLERLREELKKTYREEPAYKGKYVISQMVRNQMDEKTNVDATVENYFVIPDSSSVEIIRSCVMGEGDTWL encoded by the coding sequence ATGTTGAGAAAAGGTTCATCAGAAGATATGGCAAATCCAGAGAATTTGAAAAGACAATTTGAAGAAGATACGGCTAATGTTGCTGAACAGACTGTGTTGTTTTTGCAAACAATGCATCCCGCTTATATGGTGTCATCGTCTAAGGATGAACTGAAAAGAATATCGTATTCGGATTCAAATGTTATCTTAGATGCTTTTACTTATTACAGAATTGCAAGTTGTTCTGTTGAGAATATTGATGATTTATATTTGTATCTAAATGAAAAAATGGTCAATGTTTTTACAGCTTTATATTCTTTTGAGAAGCCTGTTCTTTATGGAATAATTTCATATGAAGGTCAGGCTAATCTTGTTATTGGTATTTATGACGATGCTGATGAAGATTACAAAATAAGAAACATTGTAGAAGGGCTTCTTAATGGCATAGAATTGAATCCGTATGTGCCATCTTTCTCAAAACGAAAGGAATGCGAAAAAAATGTTGGTTTTATTTCTGCAATTCCTTCTGTAAAAATTGGCGAGGAAAAGCCGAAATTTAGCATATCTGCATTGATGAAAAGCCTTAATGGTCAGAATTATACAATGTTGTTTGTTGCTAGACCCATTTTACAAGATACTATTTCTCATAAATATGGTGAAATTATCAATATCAGAGATGCTTGCTTTGCCGTCAGCAAAAGGAATGTTTCTCGTCAACGCGGTTTTACGCGTACGGAAGGTGAAACTAATGGAAAAACGATTACCGATTCGCATACTGTTGGAAAATCGAGTTCTACAAGCAGAAATGTGGGGCTGAGTTTTGTTCTGTCTGCTGGTAAATCGTGGAGTAGCTCACAAAGTTCATCCGATAGTCATTCTGTCTCGCAAACCTATAGTAAGTCAATTTCTGAGGCTGTTAATCGAACTGAGGGGATTTCCTCAGAGGTGCAAAATGGATTTGCTTTGGAAATGATGGAATATGCGAATAAAGCGATAGAACGGTTGAAGCAAGGTAGATCAAACGGAATGTGGGAAACCGTAATTTCTTATTCCGCGGAATCACCTTTTGTTGCTGGGGTCATTAAAGCCTGTATTTCAGGAGAAATTGCTAAACCGAATCCGGACATATTACCTTTAGTTTCACGAGAATATCTTCTATCAAAAGAAGAAGCGCGGAAGAATTCTTTAATTCTTCCTAAAATAATCAAGGGCGAAAAAGAATGCTCTTCTTTATGTACTGCGTTGACATCTGAAGAATTGGGTATGATTTGCTCAATACCAACAGAATCAGTTCCTGATTTTGAATTGAAAAAAAGTAAGGTATATCCGATTGTTTCCGATAGAATTGAAGGTGTTTGCTTGGGAACTTTAGCGGATGGATGCAAAGTTTTTAATCATATGCCTTTTTCTTTATCGCATGAGGATTTGGCAAAACATACATTTGTTTGCGGAATTACGGGGAGTGGCAAAACAACAACCGTAAAAAGAATTCTTCGTGAAGCAAATGTCCCGTTCTTGGTTATAGAATCTGCTAAAAAAGAATATCGAAATATAAAGTTGCAAGATGGTAATCATCCTCGGGTTTATACCTTAGGAAAACCTGAGATTAATTGTCCTCGAATTAATCCTTTTTATATTCAATGTGGTATTAGTCCACAAATGCATATAGATTTTCTGAAGGATTTGTTTAGCGCTTCATTTTCTTTTTATGGCCCGATGCCGTATATTTTGGAAAAATGTTTGCATCTAATATATCAGAAAAAAGGTTGGAATTTGACATTGGGTTTTCACCCATATCTTGTGAATAGGAATAAATCAGCAGATTTGTTCGATGCTGACTATATGCGTGATAAGTATAATTTGTCTGCGCATAAATATTTGTTTCCGACTATGCAGGACTTGAAAGATGAAATAAAAAGATATATTGAAGATGAACTACAGTATGATGGTGATGTTGCTGGAAATGTAAAGACTGCCATTTTGACTAGGCTTGAAAATCTTTGCTCTGGCCCTAAGGGGTATATGTTTAATACGAGTGAATATGCTAATATGGAAACTCTGTTAAATGAAAATGCTGTTTTTGAGCTAGAAGGGCTAGCAGATGATGCTGATAAAGCTTTCTGTGTTGGCTTATTAGTTGTTCTAATAAATGAATACAGACAGGTAAATAAAGAAATAAACGGATCAAGAAAAAAATTAAACCATTTGCTTGTGATTGAAGAAGCTCACCGTTTGTTGAAAAATGTTGAAACAGAACGAATCTCAGAGGATATGGGGAATCCTAAGGGAAAAGCTGTTGAACATTTTAGCAACATGATTGCGGAGATGCGGTCGTATGGGCAAGGGGTTATTGTTGCAGAACAAATTCCAACGAAACTTGCTCCAGATATAATAAAAAATTCATCAAATAAAATAATACAACGACTAGTTGCAGCAGACGATCAGTGTGTGGTTGCAAATACTATTGGAATGACAGAAAAGGAAAGTATATATATTGGAAATTTGGCGACGGGTCAAGCTTTGTGCCATAAAGAGGGCATGTCTTTACCTGTGAATGTTGCTATCAATCCTATTGATGAAGTCATTGTCTCTGATGGAATGCTGTATGGCAAAGATGTTGCTGGTCGATTGCATCGAATTAATGTAAGTATGGCTAAGGAATGTGTTGCAGAAAAATTAGATTTATTATCATTGCAATTATTAAATTCGATCTTGATTCAAGAATATGATATTGTTAAAGAAAGTATAGTGACTCTCCGAAAAAAATGTCAAACATATTTGGTAAAAAACAATGTTGATTTTATTCTTTGCGAAAATGAGAATGCGATATATGCAGAATTATTTTCGGAAGGCATTGCCAAATATTTGATGAATGGAGTATATAGTGTCAAGTCGTTGATTGGTGATGAAATGATGGATGTATTAAATGAACTGCTAGAGAATCCGCAATTATCTGTATTAGAGCGATTGAGAGAGGAATTGAAAAAGACTTATAGGGAGGAACCGGCCTACAAAGGAAAATATGTAATTAGTCAAATGGTTCGAAACCAGATGGATGAAAAAACGAATGTGGATGCAACCGTTGAGAATTATTTTGTGATTCCTGATTCAAGTAGTGTTGAAATAATCCGTTCTTGTGTAATGGGGGAGGGTGATACATGGCTGTGA
- a CDS encoding HNH endonuclease codes for MAVSLIAAAKSGAMKVAENANKAIGEFNSLEKKEFQTHELHNIDKNGKALLPDVEKAKHVSLESVVLENKELAERLEPLDKFRLPNELEQQEIKEKTGMTDANLRRCTINEDGSVVRLRCVNDEFVGHNHPETGIPYKEKYVDYESFKLRVGVPEFPSVVECYLPKELRFATEKEQFGYLNKNLGKIIEDNPSKKTIFNERQVMQIEQGYKPQGYTWHHTEDVCKMQLVKTDIHSQTRHTGGMSMWAGGY; via the coding sequence ATGGCTGTGAGTCTTATTGCTGCTGCTAAATCTGGTGCTATGAAAGTTGCAGAAAATGCGAACAAGGCAATTGGTGAATTTAATTCTTTGGAGAAAAAAGAATTCCAAACACATGAATTGCATAATATTGATAAGAATGGCAAAGCATTGCTTCCTGATGTTGAAAAGGCGAAACATGTGTCATTGGAATCAGTTGTGTTAGAAAATAAGGAATTGGCTGAAAGGCTAGAGCCTTTAGATAAATTTAGGTTGCCAAATGAATTGGAACAACAGGAAATAAAAGAAAAGACTGGGATGACGGATGCAAATTTACGGCGATGCACTATAAATGAAGATGGAAGCGTTGTTAGGTTAAGATGCGTTAATGACGAGTTTGTCGGGCATAATCATCCGGAAACTGGCATACCATATAAGGAAAAATATGTTGATTATGAATCTTTTAAATTAAGAGTTGGCGTGCCGGAATTTCCTTCTGTTGTAGAGTGCTATTTGCCCAAAGAACTTCGTTTTGCTACGGAAAAAGAACAATTTGGTTATTTGAATAAAAACTTAGGGAAGATTATTGAAGATAATCCGAGTAAAAAGACTATATTTAATGAACGGCAAGTGATGCAAATAGAACAGGGGTATAAACCGCAAGGATATACATGGCATCATACGGAGGATGTTTGTAAAATGCAATTAGTTAAAACCGATATTCACTCACAGACACGCCACACAGGAGGAATGTCAATGTGGGCTGGAGGATACTAG
- a CDS encoding SMI1/KNR4 family protein, with the protein MSKTISWKFSQPLTNANVLDDFEIDYCFKMESDFKEFIKNNNAAYPSPNAFDKPCKNLVFSNLLSFNKEDDESVYSVINLFVKNGKLTMLPFATDGFGNMICIKGKQILFWNHENGNAQIVADSLGTFLQMLHE; encoded by the coding sequence ATGAGTAAAACAATTTCATGGAAATTTAGTCAACCGTTAACCAATGCGAATGTGTTGGATGATTTTGAGATAGACTACTGCTTTAAAATGGAGTCTGATTTCAAAGAGTTTATAAAAAATAATAATGCAGCATACCCGAGTCCGAATGCTTTTGATAAACCATGTAAGAATCTTGTTTTTTCTAATCTTCTTTCTTTTAATAAAGAAGACGACGAGTCTGTTTATTCGGTAATAAACTTGTTTGTGAAAAATGGGAAATTGACGATGCTTCCTTTTGCGACAGATGGCTTTGGAAACATGATTTGTATAAAAGGAAAACAAATTTTGTTTTGGAATCACGAAAATGGAAATGCTCAAATTGTTGCAGATTCCTTAGGGACTTTTTTACAAATGTTGCATGAGTGA
- a CDS encoding FISUMP domain-containing protein: MTLKYVDNRDGKEYNLVRIGSQLWFAENLRYHIEDSSYMYNDRYSSFEKNGYLYSKDALDELCPLGWHIPSAADYAKLYKSLETSANAMSWVEMLAGRLLERNLSLQFGGFGSESQMDFWEEGQGAYFWTSTEGKNKDRQFCVIDAKGISFRYPAPLRDLFSVRLVCDEVLTTKPVFGTFKRTTANE, from the coding sequence ATGACACTAAAATACGTTGATAATCGCGATGGCAAGGAATACAATCTGGTCCGGATTGGAAGCCAGCTTTGGTTCGCAGAAAACCTTCGTTACCACATCGAGGATTCGTCCTATATGTACAATGATCGTTACTCTTCGTTCGAAAAGAACGGCTACCTTTACAGCAAGGATGCTCTTGATGAGCTTTGCCCTCTCGGATGGCATATTCCCTCGGCAGCCGACTATGCCAAGCTCTACAAAAGTCTTGAGACTTCGGCAAATGCAATGAGCTGGGTCGAAATGCTTGCGGGCAGGCTCCTTGAACGAAATCTCTCTTTGCAATTTGGCGGATTCGGTTCCGAATCGCAAATGGATTTCTGGGAAGAGGGGCAGGGGGCCTACTTCTGGACATCGACCGAAGGCAAAAATAAGGACCGGCAATTCTGCGTCATCGATGCCAAGGGCATTAGCTTCCGGTACCCGGCGCCATTGCGTGACTTGTTTAGCGTAAGGCTGGTCTGCGACGAGGTATTGACCACCAAACCGGTTTTTGGCACTTTTAAGCGAACTACAGCGAACGAGTGA
- a CDS encoding WYL domain-containing protein, whose protein sequence is MINVSKKIKVAVSHLLRSQMELDAEDYGLKSLSDLCNRILARYAEFAPPDPTRIGADDTLYKNVPPLQFSLNQTGESFANFANSFTKNAGTKIATLCRYYFECYVNMPRGKRECFIFRNELDKLNAAAESRTNVSLTYRGERKCVSPCFLAFSPSQVRAYVVVCDDKVECAAASARFHSLRLYHIRGVAPDTASKAFHCENFELSHQAEVFREHFDPFLCYGQSIKVKLTEEGATRYNKLTTNRPKVIAFGESGSAQAAATAEVNSAGTYTFECSEKLAKVYFPQFLSDADVLAPRELRLWFKEQFEKAGKVYGG, encoded by the coding sequence ATGATTAACGTATCGAAGAAAATCAAAGTCGCCGTATCGCACCTGCTGCGTTCGCAAATGGAACTCGACGCCGAAGATTACGGACTCAAGAGCCTGAGCGACCTATGCAACAGGATACTCGCCCGCTATGCGGAATTTGCGCCGCCCGACCCGACCAGAATCGGCGCCGACGATACTTTGTACAAAAATGTGCCGCCGTTGCAGTTCTCGCTGAACCAGACAGGCGAAAGCTTTGCGAACTTCGCGAATTCATTTACCAAGAACGCGGGCACCAAAATCGCGACCCTCTGCCGCTACTACTTTGAATGCTACGTGAACATGCCCCGCGGCAAGCGCGAATGCTTCATTTTTCGCAACGAACTGGACAAGCTGAATGCCGCCGCGGAGTCCCGCACCAATGTTTCACTCACCTACCGCGGAGAACGAAAGTGCGTTTCGCCATGCTTCTTGGCGTTCTCGCCGTCGCAGGTGCGGGCATACGTGGTGGTGTGCGACGACAAAGTAGAGTGCGCCGCTGCCAGTGCGCGATTCCATTCACTGCGGCTCTACCACATCCGGGGAGTCGCCCCCGACACCGCGAGCAAGGCGTTCCACTGCGAAAACTTTGAGCTCTCGCACCAGGCGGAAGTATTCCGTGAGCACTTCGACCCGTTCCTGTGTTACGGACAAAGCATCAAAGTGAAACTCACCGAAGAAGGTGCCACGCGCTACAACAAGCTCACCACCAACCGTCCGAAAGTGATTGCCTTTGGCGAAAGCGGATCAGCGCAAGCTGCCGCAACCGCCGAGGTAAACAGCGCCGGCACCTACACCTTCGAGTGCTCCGAGAAACTCGCAAAGGTGTACTTTCCGCAGTTCCTGAGCGACGCCGATGTCCTCGCCCCGCGGGAACTGCGCCTGTGGTTCAAGGAGCAGTTCGAGAAGGCGGGAAAGGTGTACGGCGGGTGA
- a CDS encoding nucleotidyltransferase domain-containing protein produces MALCLETEQLETVQRILSLHFEGLEVWAYGPRLTGVDLTPETELDLVVIAERPLSFEAMTAVEKAFAESGLSFRVDVMDWAKLPETMQKQIKKEHEVVQTVAED; encoded by the coding sequence ATGGCTCTTTGCTTAGAAACCGAACAACTGGAAACCGTCCAGCGAATCCTTTCCCTCCATTTCGAGGGGCTGGAGGTCTGGGCATACGGTCCCAGGCTCACGGGCGTGGACCTTACCCCGGAAACGGAACTCGACCTTGTAGTCATTGCCGAAAGGCCCCTCTCTTTCGAGGCGATGACCGCGGTGGAGAAGGCGTTTGCCGAAAGCGGTCTTTCGTTCCGCGTGGATGTCATGGACTGGGCCAAGCTCCCGGAAACCATGCAGAAACAAATCAAGAAAGAACACGAAGTGGTTCAAACTGTCGCCGAAGACTAG
- a CDS encoding penicillin-binding protein activator: MCAFATALFAQDDVSKAKSLIREGKCAEAAPALQKLSDSKSFRKHEGAQAAVLLTECYLREHKRADALKLASKFLEYHVASEYRERMELARAIVLTEQGSVYEGVEAMLRILAYTKNPAAKSHTKDVAIQTLAASLLNADQLQALMEKYPVDKDVVGWMQLQMGRECQNAKRYRAARYWYKKVLNGSVAENLSATAQQGLESLEGLGAGKPTILVLAPLSGDFAEFGAAAVRGVYLAHEQSGLGKKVRIRIADTRADASIALMRTQQAVNQDSIVAVIGPIMSAPAATVAAWLGSNFQNIPMLTPTATDDGIAKMGPNIFQVNITMDNLAQKIADFATKCLDIREFAVLSPLGDYGAAMSQSFTRAVERRGGNVVAFRSYEEGRPDYATEFKLLRDVRYKQENRRRNIARGASDLDAVNARERRDYLADSTMKIPGIFIPSTNPGDAGLMVGQVAYNKISGTMLGASGWYGRELLIQGKHLVDSTYFSVPGLDISGNKDKFDEFAKAFKEKWGEDPAEDKVSGLSYDAANIVFSGIQKNAESLTKYLNNTPSFESVYGEIKFVRGANTNTKVVTVRKGKFYVMEGCNLPASAQPTAESDKKEEKKKK, encoded by the coding sequence GTGTGCGCGTTCGCTACGGCCCTCTTTGCCCAGGACGACGTGTCGAAGGCCAAGTCCCTCATCCGCGAAGGCAAGTGTGCCGAGGCGGCTCCCGCGCTCCAGAAACTTTCCGATTCCAAGAGCTTCCGCAAGCACGAAGGTGCCCAGGCCGCAGTGCTCCTCACGGAGTGCTACCTGCGCGAACACAAGCGTGCCGATGCCCTGAAGCTTGCCTCCAAGTTCCTCGAGTACCATGTGGCTTCCGAGTACCGCGAGCGCATGGAACTTGCGCGCGCCATCGTGCTTACCGAGCAGGGTTCCGTCTACGAGGGTGTCGAGGCGATGCTCCGCATTCTCGCCTATACCAAGAACCCGGCCGCGAAGAGCCACACGAAGGATGTCGCTATCCAGACGTTGGCGGCAAGCCTCCTGAATGCCGACCAGCTGCAGGCGCTTATGGAAAAGTACCCGGTCGACAAGGACGTGGTGGGCTGGATGCAGCTCCAGATGGGCCGCGAATGCCAGAACGCCAAGCGCTACCGCGCCGCCCGCTACTGGTACAAGAAGGTATTGAACGGCAGTGTCGCCGAGAACCTTTCCGCTACGGCCCAGCAGGGCCTCGAATCCCTCGAGGGTCTTGGCGCCGGCAAGCCCACCATCCTGGTGCTCGCGCCGCTTTCGGGTGACTTTGCAGAATTCGGCGCCGCCGCGGTGCGGGGCGTGTACCTCGCCCACGAACAGTCCGGCCTCGGCAAGAAGGTGCGCATCCGCATCGCCGATACCCGCGCCGACGCCTCTATCGCCCTCATGCGAACCCAGCAGGCGGTGAACCAGGATAGTATCGTCGCAGTCATCGGCCCCATCATGAGCGCACCCGCCGCGACCGTTGCCGCCTGGCTCGGCAGCAACTTCCAGAACATCCCGATGCTTACCCCGACCGCGACCGACGACGGCATCGCGAAGATGGGTCCGAACATTTTCCAGGTGAATATCACGATGGACAACCTCGCGCAGAAGATTGCGGACTTTGCCACCAAGTGCCTTGACATCCGCGAGTTCGCGGTGCTTAGCCCGCTGGGCGATTACGGCGCCGCCATGTCGCAGAGCTTTACCCGCGCGGTGGAGCGTCGCGGCGGCAACGTGGTAGCCTTCCGCAGTTACGAGGAGGGCCGCCCCGACTACGCGACCGAATTCAAGCTGCTCCGCGACGTGCGCTACAAGCAGGAAAACCGCCGCAGGAACATTGCCCGCGGGGCCTCCGACCTCGATGCGGTGAACGCCCGCGAGCGCCGTGACTACCTGGCCGATTCCACGATGAAGATTCCCGGCATATTCATTCCCTCCACCAACCCGGGCGACGCGGGCCTCATGGTGGGGCAGGTCGCCTACAACAAGATTTCGGGCACCATGCTCGGTGCCTCGGGCTGGTATGGCCGCGAACTCCTGATCCAGGGCAAGCACCTCGTGGACAGTACCTATTTCAGCGTGCCTGGCCTCGACATCTCGGGCAACAAGGACAAGTTTGATGAATTCGCGAAGGCGTTCAAGGAAAAGTGGGGCGAAGATCCCGCCGAAGACAAGGTGAGCGGCCTCAGCTACGATGCGGCGAATATCGTGTTCTCGGGTATCCAGAAGAACGCCGAAAGCCTCACCAAGTACTTGAACAACACGCCCTCGTTCGAGAGCGTGTATGGCGAAATCAAGTTTGTACGTGGAGCGAACACGAACACGAAGGTCGTGACAGTCCGCAAGGGCAAGTTCTACGTGATGGAAGGCTGCAACCTGCCTGCATCCGCACAGCCCACCGCAGAATCCGACAAGAAAGAAGAAAAGAAGAAAAAATAA